In Modestobacter versicolor, a single genomic region encodes these proteins:
- a CDS encoding DUF3618 domain-containing protein, producing the protein MNGPDERRPADAAAPADPDAIRAEIEATREQLAATVDELAHRLDVPSRARERVLRTRDTAVETYRESPPAVLGAAAALVAVVVGIVVWRRKR; encoded by the coding sequence GTGAACGGCCCGGACGAGCGTCGGCCGGCCGACGCTGCCGCCCCGGCCGACCCCGACGCGATCCGCGCCGAGATCGAGGCGACCCGCGAGCAGCTGGCCGCCACCGTCGACGAGCTGGCCCACCGCCTCGACGTGCCCTCCCGGGCCCGCGAGCGCGTGCTGCGCACCCGGGACACCGCGGTGGAGACCTACCGGGAGAGCCCGCCCGCCGTGCTGGGGGCCGCCGCTGCCCTGGTCGCGGTGGTCGTGGGGATCGTCGTGTGGAGGAGGAAGCGATGA
- a CDS encoding cytochrome b encodes MATNTVPGPRVGQPTSLAGKAAFEVDDRLIVAGPVRRTLNKVFPDHWSFLLGEIALYSFIVLLLSGTYLTFFYDASMREIVYDGSYAPLRGIEMSAAYESTLDISFDVRGGLLIRQMHHWAALLFVASIVVHLLRIFFTGAFRRPRETNWFIGIGLLVLALLEGFAGYTLPDDLLSGGGLRIFSAVFLSIPVIGTWVYFTVFGGDFPGELIIGRLYILHVLIIPAILLALIALHLLILVKQKHTQFPGAGRTEHNVVGNRLFPTFAGKATALLFIVFGLCAALGGLVQINPIWLLGPYNPAQVTAGSQPDWYIGFVDGGARIFPPWEIDLWGYHIPPVLWGALGIPGLMFGALALYPILERKLTGDTASHHLLQRPRDVPVRTSIGAMAITAYVVLWISGGNDLIADKFDISLNAMTWFGRIGFLVLPPIAYWATYRICLGLERHDREVLEHGIETGVIRRLPSGEFIEVHQPLGPVDEHGHGQLAYGGASVPKKMNQVGGARRAVKGFFKPIEVPAEVQRQAEIEARGLEAERADRELTGSGRPSEGGRPSEGGRPSEGGRPQAPSD; translated from the coding sequence ATGGCCACCAACACGGTGCCCGGCCCGAGGGTCGGCCAGCCGACCTCGCTCGCGGGGAAGGCGGCCTTCGAGGTCGATGACCGGCTCATCGTCGCCGGTCCGGTCCGCCGCACCCTGAACAAGGTCTTCCCCGACCACTGGTCCTTCCTGCTCGGGGAGATCGCGCTCTACTCGTTCATCGTCCTGCTGCTGTCGGGCACGTACCTGACGTTCTTCTACGACGCCTCGATGCGGGAGATCGTCTACGACGGCTCCTACGCACCGCTGCGCGGCATCGAGATGTCGGCGGCCTACGAGTCGACCCTGGACATCTCCTTCGACGTCCGCGGCGGCCTGCTGATCCGCCAGATGCACCACTGGGCCGCGCTGCTGTTCGTGGCCTCGATCGTGGTGCACCTGCTGCGCATCTTCTTCACCGGTGCGTTCCGCCGCCCCCGTGAGACCAACTGGTTCATCGGCATCGGTCTGCTGGTGCTGGCCCTGCTCGAGGGCTTCGCCGGCTACACCCTCCCCGACGACCTGCTCTCCGGCGGTGGGCTCCGCATCTTCTCCGCGGTCTTCCTCTCCATCCCGGTGATCGGGACGTGGGTGTACTTCACCGTCTTCGGCGGCGACTTCCCCGGCGAGCTGATCATCGGCCGGCTCTACATCCTGCACGTGCTGATCATCCCGGCGATCCTGCTGGCGCTGATCGCGCTGCACCTGCTGATCCTGGTCAAGCAGAAGCACACGCAGTTCCCCGGCGCCGGGCGGACCGAGCACAACGTGGTCGGCAACCGGCTGTTCCCGACCTTCGCCGGCAAGGCGACCGCGCTGCTGTTCATCGTCTTCGGCCTCTGCGCCGCGCTCGGTGGCCTCGTGCAGATCAACCCGATCTGGCTGCTCGGTCCCTACAACCCGGCCCAGGTGACCGCCGGGTCGCAGCCCGACTGGTACATCGGCTTCGTCGACGGCGGCGCCCGGATCTTCCCGCCGTGGGAGATCGACCTGTGGGGCTACCACATCCCGCCGGTCCTCTGGGGCGCCCTGGGCATCCCGGGCCTGATGTTCGGTGCGCTCGCGCTCTACCCGATCCTCGAGCGCAAGCTGACCGGTGACACCGCGAGCCACCACCTGCTGCAGCGTCCGCGCGACGTGCCGGTGCGCACCTCGATCGGCGCGATGGCCATCACCGCCTACGTGGTCCTCTGGATCTCCGGTGGCAACGACCTGATCGCCGACAAGTTCGACATCAGCCTCAACGCGATGACCTGGTTCGGCCGCATCGGCTTCCTGGTGCTGCCGCCCATCGCCTACTGGGCGACCTACCGGATCTGCCTGGGGCTGGAGCGGCACGACCGCGAGGTGCTCGAGCACGGCATCGAGACCGGCGTCATCCGCCGGCTGCCGAGCGGCGAGTTCATCGAGGTCCACCAGCCGCTGGGCCCGGTCGACGAGCACGGCCACGGTCAGCTGGCCTACGGCGGTGCCTCGGTGCCCAAGAAGATGAACCAGGTCGGCGGCGCCCGTCGCGCGGTCAAGGGCTTCTTCAAGCCGATCGAGGTCCCGGCCGAGGTCCAGCGGCAGGCCGAGATCGAGGCCCGCGGCCTCGAGGCCGAGCGCGCCGACCGCGAGCTCACCGGCTCGGGCCGTCCGTCCGAGGGTGGTCGCCCCTCCGAGGGCGGGCGACCGTCCGAGGGTGGTCGACCGCAGGCACCGAGCGACTGA
- a CDS encoding aldo/keto reductase family protein, translating into MQTRRLGRSGLTISEIAYGNWLTHGSQVEEDAAHACVRAALDVGITTFDTADVYAGTKAESVLGRALAGQRREGLEIFTKVYWPTGPGANDRGLSRKHITESCNASLKRLQTDYVDLYQAHRYDSSVPLEETMTAFADLVRQGKVLYLGVSEWRAEEIAAAAELARELKVQLISNQPQYSMLWRVIEAEVVPTSEKEGISQIVWSPLAQGVLTGKYLPGQQPPADSRGGHATVGGSMQSYLTDDVLTRVQQLKPIAEELGLSMAQLAVAWVLQNQNVAAAIIGASRPEQVHDNVKAAGVELPAEVLTRIDEVLGDVVERDPAKTSRG; encoded by the coding sequence GTGCAGACTCGACGCCTCGGCCGCTCCGGCCTGACCATCTCCGAGATCGCCTACGGCAACTGGCTCACCCACGGCAGCCAGGTCGAGGAGGACGCCGCGCACGCCTGCGTGCGGGCCGCCCTCGACGTGGGCATCACCACCTTCGACACCGCCGACGTCTACGCCGGCACCAAGGCCGAGTCGGTGCTCGGCCGCGCCCTGGCCGGCCAGCGCCGCGAGGGGCTGGAGATCTTCACCAAGGTCTACTGGCCCACCGGTCCCGGCGCCAACGACCGCGGGCTCTCCCGCAAGCACATCACCGAGAGCTGCAACGCCTCGCTGAAGCGGCTGCAGACCGACTACGTCGACCTCTACCAGGCGCACCGGTACGACTCCTCGGTGCCGCTGGAGGAGACGATGACCGCCTTCGCGGACCTGGTGCGCCAGGGCAAGGTCCTCTACCTCGGGGTCTCCGAGTGGCGGGCCGAGGAGATCGCGGCCGCCGCCGAGCTGGCCCGCGAGCTGAAGGTCCAGCTGATCAGCAACCAGCCGCAGTACTCGATGCTGTGGCGGGTCATCGAGGCCGAGGTGGTGCCCACCAGCGAGAAGGAGGGCATCTCCCAGATCGTCTGGTCCCCGCTCGCGCAGGGCGTGCTGACCGGCAAGTACCTGCCGGGCCAGCAGCCGCCGGCCGACAGCCGCGGCGGCCACGCCACGGTCGGCGGGTCGATGCAGAGCTACCTCACCGACGACGTGCTGACCCGGGTGCAGCAGCTCAAGCCGATCGCCGAGGAGCTGGGCCTGTCGATGGCCCAGCTGGCGGTGGCGTGGGTGCTGCAGAACCAGAACGTGGCCGCGGCGATCATCGGCGCCAGCCGGCCCGAGCAGGTGCACGACAACGTGAAGGCCGCCGGCGTCGAGCTGCCGGCCGAGGTGCTGACCCGCATCGACGAGGTCCTCGGCGACGTCGTCGAGCGCGACCCCGCCAAGACCTCGCGGGGCTAG
- a CDS encoding cytochrome c oxidase subunit 4, with the protein MKVEALIFNLIAVFCIAAAVVYGVWSKEPIGTTALALSAGLTALIGGFFWFVSRRIDARPEDSKDAEIADGAGELGFFSPASYWPFGLALSAAVMGLALAFYYPWLIVIAGAALLLTIGGLLFEYYVGQNAHS; encoded by the coding sequence GTGAAGGTCGAAGCGCTCATCTTCAACTTGATCGCGGTGTTCTGCATCGCGGCCGCCGTCGTCTACGGCGTCTGGTCCAAGGAGCCGATCGGCACGACGGCGCTGGCGCTCTCCGCCGGGCTGACCGCGCTCATCGGTGGCTTCTTCTGGTTCGTCAGCCGGCGCATCGACGCCCGGCCCGAGGACAGCAAGGACGCCGAGATCGCCGACGGCGCGGGCGAGCTGGGCTTCTTCAGCCCGGCCAGCTACTGGCCCTTCGGCCTGGCGCTCTCCGCCGCGGTGATGGGCCTGGCGCTGGCGTTCTACTACCCGTGGCTGATCGTCATCGCCGGTGCCGCGCTGCTGCTCACCATCGGTGGCCTGCTCTTCGAGTACTACGTCGGGCAGAACGCGCACAGCTGA
- a CDS encoding DUF3043 domain-containing protein has translation MKLRLPGRRPATDVAPDPATDLTAQLTPAGGKGRPTPRRNEAQGRRSGPVPPPPTTRKEAYKRQREQQAAGRGSAREAAARGDESSLPARDRGPRRKLVRDIVDARRNAGSFFLVVAALVLLGYFIPNPAVQSYTVFVWFAFFLVIIADSFVLGRKIKRMVNERFPDHPESMRTLIWYGVSRATMIRKWRFPKPQVAQGAQV, from the coding sequence GTGAAGCTCCGCCTGCCCGGCCGCCGTCCCGCCACCGACGTGGCGCCGGACCCCGCCACCGACCTCACCGCGCAGCTGACGCCGGCGGGCGGCAAGGGCCGGCCCACTCCGAGGCGCAACGAGGCCCAGGGCCGCCGCAGCGGGCCGGTCCCGCCGCCGCCGACCACCCGCAAGGAGGCCTACAAGCGGCAGCGCGAGCAGCAGGCCGCCGGCCGGGGCAGCGCCCGCGAGGCCGCGGCCCGCGGCGACGAGAGCTCGCTGCCCGCCCGCGACCGGGGCCCCCGCCGCAAGCTGGTGCGCGACATCGTGGACGCCCGGCGCAACGCCGGCAGCTTCTTCCTCGTGGTCGCCGCCCTGGTGCTGCTGGGCTACTTCATCCCGAACCCGGCGGTGCAGAGCTACACCGTCTTCGTGTGGTTCGCCTTCTTCCTGGTGATCATCGCCGACTCGTTCGTGCTGGGCCGCAAGATCAAGCGGATGGTCAACGAGCGCTTCCCCGACCACCCCGAGTCGATGCGCACGCTGATCTGGTACGGCGTCAGCCGGGCCACGATGATCCGCAAGTGGCGCTTCCCCAAGCCGCAGGTGGCGCAGGGCGCGCAGGTGTAG
- the coxB gene encoding cytochrome c oxidase subunit II — translation MRGSWLSWGWPEGITDEAHAMHDLWIGSTIAALVVGIAVWILIAYAAIRYRKRKNSDDAELPRQTAYNLPLEVVYTIIPFVIIAVLFFFTVSTQNEVQERSDEPDVTVAVNAFKWNWQFVYPETTDDNGGEPVSTVGSSDEVPILVLPTDQTIRFELASADVIHSFWVPEFLFKLDVIPGNENGRDNVFEVTVREEGAYVGRCAELCGTYHAFMNFEVRSVSADDFEDYLAAREEGLSTYDALESIGQPGASTSTTPFEGEREQAAASDD, via the coding sequence ATGCGCGGCAGTTGGCTCAGCTGGGGGTGGCCCGAGGGCATCACCGACGAGGCCCACGCGATGCACGACCTGTGGATCGGCTCGACCATCGCCGCCCTGGTCGTCGGCATCGCGGTGTGGATCCTCATCGCCTACGCCGCGATCCGGTATCGGAAGCGGAAGAACAGCGACGACGCGGAGCTGCCCCGGCAGACCGCCTACAACCTGCCCCTCGAGGTCGTCTACACGATCATCCCGTTCGTGATCATCGCGGTGCTGTTCTTCTTCACCGTGAGCACGCAGAACGAGGTGCAGGAGCGCAGCGACGAGCCCGACGTCACCGTCGCCGTCAACGCCTTCAAGTGGAACTGGCAGTTCGTCTACCCGGAGACCACCGACGACAACGGCGGTGAGCCGGTCTCGACCGTGGGCTCCAGCGACGAGGTCCCGATCCTGGTGCTGCCCACCGACCAGACGATCCGCTTCGAGCTGGCCTCGGCCGACGTCATCCACTCCTTCTGGGTGCCGGAGTTCCTCTTCAAGCTCGACGTCATCCCGGGCAACGAGAACGGCCGCGACAACGTCTTCGAGGTGACCGTCCGCGAGGAGGGTGCCTACGTCGGCCGCTGCGCCGAGCTCTGCGGCACCTACCACGCGTTCATGAACTTCGAGGTCCGCTCGGTCAGCGCCGACGACTTCGAGGACTACCTGGCCGCCCGTGAAGAGGGTCTGTCGACCTACGACGCGCTCGAGAGCATCGGCCAGCCGGGTGCCTCGACCTCCACCACGCCGTTCGAGGGCGAGCGCGAGCAGGCCGCGGCCTCGGATGACTGA
- a CDS encoding YihY/virulence factor BrkB family protein: MVDTGRPGSAVERIQQRVQEKAERRAAARVAEDRADDAPARTGASSATSVRTAEREAARPRPEVPSEAELPGVDAEKPTDIPARGWKQIVKRAWAENSADNMPIIGAGVAFFAFLALFPALIATISLYGLVASPETVARQIESLSDQLPAEAQTLIADQLTAITENSGGALTLSLIISIAAALWSAAGGTGNLITAVNLAYDEVETRSFVKRKLIALGLTFGAIVFVLLTIALIAVVPAVLDALPLGVVGTVLAQVLRWVLLLAVMAGALSVLYRVAPDRDAPKFRWVSLGSVVVTVIWAVVSLLFSLYVNNFGSYDKTYGAIAGVIVLMLWLQLTVFLVLLGAEINSETEHQTAHDTTEGEPQPMGQRDATMADELPDPPEPGKKEKQRA, encoded by the coding sequence ATGGTCGACACCGGACGCCCCGGCAGCGCCGTCGAGCGGATCCAGCAGCGGGTGCAGGAGAAGGCAGAGCGGCGGGCCGCCGCGCGGGTCGCCGAGGACCGCGCGGACGACGCCCCCGCCCGGACCGGCGCGTCATCGGCGACGTCGGTGCGCACCGCCGAGCGGGAGGCGGCCCGGCCGCGCCCGGAGGTGCCGTCGGAGGCCGAGCTGCCCGGCGTGGACGCCGAGAAGCCGACCGACATCCCCGCCCGCGGCTGGAAGCAGATCGTCAAGCGGGCCTGGGCGGAGAACAGCGCCGACAACATGCCCATCATCGGTGCCGGCGTGGCGTTCTTCGCCTTCCTGGCCCTGTTCCCCGCGCTGATCGCCACGATCTCGCTCTACGGCCTGGTGGCCTCACCCGAGACGGTCGCCCGGCAGATCGAGTCGCTGTCGGACCAGCTGCCGGCGGAGGCGCAGACGCTGATCGCCGACCAGCTGACCGCCATCACCGAGAACAGCGGCGGTGCGCTGACCCTCAGCCTCATCATCTCGATCGCCGCGGCGCTGTGGAGCGCGGCGGGCGGCACGGGCAACCTGATCACCGCGGTGAACCTGGCCTACGACGAGGTCGAGACCCGCAGCTTCGTCAAGCGCAAGCTGATCGCCCTGGGGCTGACCTTCGGCGCGATCGTCTTCGTGCTGCTCACCATCGCCCTGATCGCGGTGGTCCCTGCCGTGCTCGACGCGTTGCCGCTCGGCGTGGTCGGCACGGTCCTCGCGCAGGTGCTGCGCTGGGTGCTGCTGCTGGCGGTCATGGCGGGTGCGCTGTCGGTCCTCTACCGGGTGGCGCCGGACCGCGATGCCCCGAAGTTCCGCTGGGTCAGCCTCGGCTCGGTCGTCGTCACCGTGATCTGGGCGGTGGTCAGCCTGCTGTTCAGCCTCTACGTGAACAACTTCGGGTCCTACGACAAGACCTACGGCGCCATCGCCGGCGTCATCGTGCTGATGCTGTGGCTGCAGCTGACCGTCTTCCTGGTGCTGCTGGGCGCGGAGATCAACTCCGAGACCGAGCACCAGACCGCCCACGACACCACCGAGGGCGAGCCGCAGCCGATGGGCCAGCGCGACGCCACGATGGCCGACGAGCTGCCCGACCCGCCGGAGCCGGGCAAGAAGGAGAAGCAGAGGGCCTAG
- a CDS encoding DUF4235 domain-containing protein produces the protein MSKGAKIAYRPIGLIGSLVASSIAATLFQVVWKKVAKADDAPTAMQSEYRLREILIASALRGAIVAVVKALVSRGGARGFTKLTGAWPGD, from the coding sequence ATGAGCAAGGGCGCCAAGATCGCCTACCGGCCGATCGGGCTGATCGGGAGCCTGGTCGCCAGCTCGATCGCCGCGACGCTGTTCCAGGTCGTGTGGAAGAAGGTCGCCAAGGCCGACGACGCCCCGACCGCGATGCAGAGCGAGTACCGGCTGCGCGAGATCCTGATCGCCTCGGCCCTGCGCGGCGCGATCGTCGCCGTCGTCAAGGCCCTCGTCAGCCGGGGCGGTGCCCGCGGCTTCACCAAGCTAACCGGCGCCTGGCCCGGCGACTGA
- a CDS encoding metalloprotease, translating to MYRRLLTWRWVLMHLLVAALFVMTFFLGAWQLGKAEDGGGAVNWSYALQWPLYGFMGLGFYLRMVRDEWRRDPADDEPGTSVVLYQRPRIDTTGDPELAAYNAYLAELNAKALGQKVNGGR from the coding sequence GTGTACCGACGCCTCCTGACCTGGCGCTGGGTGCTGATGCACCTGCTGGTCGCGGCGCTGTTCGTCATGACCTTCTTCCTCGGCGCGTGGCAGCTGGGCAAGGCCGAGGACGGCGGCGGCGCGGTCAACTGGAGCTACGCGCTGCAGTGGCCGCTGTACGGGTTCATGGGCCTGGGCTTCTACCTGCGCATGGTGCGCGACGAGTGGCGTCGCGACCCCGCGGACGACGAGCCGGGCACCTCCGTCGTGCTCTACCAGCGGCCGCGGATCGACACGACCGGCGACCCCGAGCTCGCCGCGTACAACGCCTACCTGGCCGAGCTGAACGCCAAGGCCCTCGGACAGAAGGTGAACGGTGGCCGCTGA
- a CDS encoding HesB/IscA family protein: protein MTVQDTQATGVILSDPAASKVKTLLEQEGRDDLRLRIAVQPGGCSGLRYQLFFDERFLDGDQTFEFGGTEVIVDRMSIPYLSGATIDFVDTIEKQGFTIDNPNAGGSCACGDSFH, encoded by the coding sequence ATGACCGTGCAGGACACGCAGGCCACCGGCGTCATCCTCAGCGACCCGGCCGCGTCGAAGGTGAAGACGCTGCTGGAGCAGGAGGGCCGCGACGACCTGCGGCTGCGGATCGCGGTGCAGCCCGGCGGCTGTTCCGGTCTCCGCTACCAGCTCTTCTTCGACGAGCGCTTCCTCGACGGCGACCAGACCTTCGAGTTCGGTGGCACCGAGGTCATCGTCGACCGGATGAGCATCCCCTACCTCAGCGGCGCGACGATCGACTTCGTCGACACCATCGAGAAGCAGGGCTTCACCATCGACAACCCGAACGCGGGCGGCTCCTGCGCCTGCGGCGACTCGTTCCACTGA
- the asnB gene encoding asparagine synthase (glutamine-hydrolyzing) — MCGLLAYLSTDAERVDEQTVSGVQHALRCLRHRGPDDRELWSDGHAVLGFNRLAFIDIEGSPQPMPYAEGRYRIVFNGEIYNYLELREELKAAGATFATEGDTEAIVAGYHLWGEAVVPRLRGMFAFVIWDTLTGTAFGARDAFGIKPLFTARLADGGLVFSSEKKALLELLGGSAAAGGVDAASLQHYLTLQYVPEPATLHRGIRRIESGTSFTVVDGELHTARWFHPRFDAQPVRPGSEQALYDRIAEVLDDSVAKHMRADVTVGSFLSSGIDSTAIAALAHKYNDDLVTFTVGFQREATSEVEIAAESAAILGVRHVPVEVTAEEFAAAIPTVVWYLDDPVADPALVPLYFVAREARKHVKVVLSGEGADELFGGYTIYREPISLAWASKLPAAGRRALGGLARLVPEGVRGQDLLRRASIPLEDRYYGNARNLNADELAQLLPGRDPDLSHVTVTEALYRQTREAGYDDVTAMQYVDLFTWLRGDILVKADKMTMANSLELRVPFLDPEVFALASSLPLEMRVPRRGDATKFALRQAMRQIVPPKIMNRRKLGFPVPTAEFLAGPLHQWARDIVTSSQTDEWLDRDHVLGLLDRLRDAEVPSKRIARQVWEVLVFMVWHGIFVEERIHPEIPEPVYPVRL, encoded by the coding sequence ATGTGCGGACTGCTCGCCTACCTGTCCACCGACGCCGAACGGGTCGACGAGCAGACGGTCTCCGGGGTGCAGCACGCGCTGCGCTGCCTGCGGCACCGCGGCCCCGACGACCGGGAGCTGTGGTCCGACGGGCACGCGGTGCTCGGCTTCAACCGGCTGGCGTTCATCGACATCGAGGGCAGCCCGCAGCCGATGCCCTACGCCGAGGGCCGGTACCGGATCGTCTTCAACGGCGAGATCTACAACTACCTGGAGCTGCGCGAGGAGCTGAAGGCCGCCGGCGCGACCTTCGCCACCGAGGGCGACACCGAGGCGATCGTCGCCGGCTACCACCTCTGGGGCGAGGCGGTCGTCCCGCGGCTGCGCGGCATGTTCGCCTTCGTCATCTGGGACACCCTGACCGGGACGGCGTTCGGCGCCCGCGACGCCTTCGGCATCAAGCCGCTGTTCACCGCCCGCCTGGCCGACGGCGGCCTGGTCTTCAGCTCCGAGAAGAAGGCCCTGCTGGAGCTGCTCGGGGGCAGCGCCGCGGCCGGCGGCGTCGACGCGGCCTCGCTGCAGCACTACCTGACCCTGCAGTACGTCCCGGAGCCGGCGACGCTGCACCGCGGCATCCGCCGGATCGAGAGCGGCACCAGCTTCACCGTGGTCGACGGGGAGCTGCACACCGCGCGCTGGTTCCACCCGCGCTTCGACGCCCAGCCGGTGCGGCCGGGGTCGGAGCAGGCCCTCTACGACCGGATCGCCGAGGTGCTCGACGACTCGGTGGCCAAGCACATGCGCGCCGACGTCACCGTGGGCTCGTTCCTGTCCAGCGGCATCGACTCCACGGCGATCGCGGCCCTGGCGCACAAGTACAACGACGACCTGGTCACCTTCACCGTCGGCTTCCAGCGGGAGGCGACCTCGGAGGTGGAGATCGCGGCCGAGTCGGCGGCGATCCTGGGCGTGCGGCACGTGCCGGTCGAGGTCACCGCCGAGGAGTTCGCCGCCGCGATCCCCACGGTGGTCTGGTACCTGGACGACCCGGTCGCCGACCCGGCGCTCGTGCCGCTGTACTTCGTCGCCCGCGAGGCCCGCAAGCACGTCAAGGTGGTGCTCTCCGGCGAGGGCGCCGACGAGCTGTTCGGCGGCTACACGATCTACCGGGAGCCGATCAGCCTGGCCTGGGCGTCGAAGCTGCCGGCCGCGGGCCGCCGGGCGCTGGGCGGGCTGGCCCGGCTGGTGCCCGAGGGGGTGCGCGGGCAGGACCTGCTCCGCCGGGCGTCCATCCCGCTCGAGGACCGGTACTACGGCAACGCGCGCAACCTCAACGCCGACGAGCTGGCCCAGCTGCTGCCCGGCCGCGACCCGGACCTCTCGCACGTCACGGTCACCGAGGCGCTCTACCGGCAGACCCGCGAGGCGGGCTACGACGACGTCACCGCGATGCAGTACGTCGACCTGTTCACCTGGCTGCGCGGCGACATCCTGGTCAAGGCCGACAAGATGACGATGGCCAACTCCCTCGAGCTTCGGGTGCCGTTCCTCGACCCCGAGGTGTTCGCGCTGGCCAGCAGCCTGCCGCTGGAGATGCGGGTGCCCCGGCGCGGCGACGCCACCAAGTTCGCGCTGCGCCAGGCGATGCGGCAGATCGTGCCGCCGAAGATCATGAACCGCCGCAAGCTGGGCTTCCCGGTGCCGACGGCGGAGTTCCTCGCCGGCCCGCTGCACCAGTGGGCCCGCGACATCGTCACCTCCAGCCAGACCGACGAGTGGCTCGACCGCGACCACGTGCTCGGGCTGCTGGACCGGCTCCGCGACGCCGAGGTGCCGAGCAAGCGGATCGCCCGGCAGGTCTGGGAGGTGCTGGTCTTCATGGTCTGGCACGGCATCTTCGTCGAGGAGCGGATCCACCCCGAGATCCCGGAGCCCGTCTACCCGGTCCGGCTGTGA
- the gcvT gene encoding glycine cleavage system aminomethyltransferase GcvT gives MSSSTSPLHGRHAAAGAKFADFGGWSMPIEYAGGGVLAEHTAVREGVGLFDVSHLGTATVRGPGAADFVNACLTNDLGRIGPGQAQYTLCCLPDGEDRAGGVVDDLIVYLHGPDDVLLVPNAANAAAVLARLAEAAPAGVTVTDRHTEVAVLALQGPRSAEVLAAVGLPGALGYMSFAGTPGSGGDEVTVCRTGYTGEHGYELLVGADRAGALWDALLAAGEPEQIRPCGLGARDTLRTEMGYPLHGHELSVDITPNQARSGWAVGWAKDAFWGREALLAERAAGPARQLWGLQAPGRGIPRPGMSVLGADGAVIGEVTSGTFSPTLRTGIALALLDTAAGAGEGTEVAVDVRGRPQPVVVRRPPFVPSHVR, from the coding sequence GTGAGCTCCTCGACGTCCCCCCTGCACGGCCGGCACGCAGCGGCCGGTGCCAAGTTCGCCGACTTCGGTGGCTGGTCCATGCCGATCGAGTACGCCGGCGGCGGTGTGCTCGCCGAGCACACCGCGGTGCGCGAGGGGGTCGGCCTCTTCGACGTCTCCCACCTCGGGACGGCGACCGTCCGCGGACCCGGAGCCGCGGACTTCGTGAACGCCTGCCTCACCAACGACCTGGGGCGCATCGGGCCGGGCCAGGCGCAGTACACGCTGTGCTGCCTGCCCGACGGCGAGGACCGGGCCGGGGGAGTGGTCGACGACCTCATCGTCTACCTGCACGGCCCGGACGACGTCCTGCTGGTGCCGAACGCGGCCAACGCCGCCGCGGTGCTGGCCCGGCTCGCCGAGGCCGCCCCGGCCGGGGTCACCGTCACCGACCGGCACACCGAGGTCGCCGTGCTGGCCCTGCAGGGCCCCCGCTCGGCCGAGGTGCTCGCCGCCGTCGGCCTGCCCGGCGCGCTGGGCTACATGTCCTTCGCCGGGACCCCGGGCAGCGGCGGTGACGAGGTCACCGTGTGCCGCACCGGCTACACCGGCGAGCACGGCTACGAGCTGCTGGTCGGCGCCGATCGGGCCGGCGCGCTGTGGGACGCGCTGCTGGCCGCCGGCGAACCGGAGCAGATCCGGCCGTGCGGGCTCGGTGCCCGCGACACGCTGCGCACCGAGATGGGCTACCCGCTGCACGGTCACGAGCTGAGCGTGGACATCACGCCGAACCAGGCGCGCTCGGGCTGGGCGGTGGGCTGGGCCAAGGACGCGTTCTGGGGCCGGGAGGCGCTGCTCGCCGAGCGGGCGGCCGGGCCGGCCCGTCAGCTGTGGGGGCTGCAGGCACCCGGCCGGGGCATCCCGCGCCCGGGGATGAGCGTGCTCGGCGCCGACGGGGCCGTCATCGGCGAGGTGACCAGCGGGACCTTCTCACCCACGCTGCGCACCGGGATCGCGCTGGCCCTGCTGGACACCGCCGCCGGTGCGGGGGAGGGCACCGAGGTCGCCGTCGACGTCCGCGGCCGGCCGCAGCCGGTCGTCGTCCGCCGTCCCCCGTTCGTCCCCTCCCACGTGCGCTAG
- a CDS encoding DUF3817 domain-containing protein yields MAADTSTLAPRTASALTRYRVMAYVVGVMLVVLVFVAVPLNYLADVPEVSAVVSPIHGFLYIVYLVTAFDLALKARFTAKGTVLVLLAGVVPFVSFWAERRVTARVRAGQPL; encoded by the coding sequence GTGGCCGCTGACACCTCCACCCTGGCGCCGCGCACCGCCTCCGCGCTGACCCGCTACCGGGTGATGGCCTACGTCGTCGGTGTGATGCTCGTCGTCCTGGTCTTCGTCGCCGTGCCGCTGAACTACCTGGCCGACGTCCCCGAGGTCTCCGCGGTCGTCTCACCGATCCACGGCTTCCTCTACATCGTCTACCTGGTGACCGCCTTCGACCTGGCGCTGAAGGCCCGCTTCACCGCGAAGGGCACCGTCCTGGTGCTGCTGGCCGGCGTCGTCCCCTTCGTCTCGTTCTGGGCCGAGCGGCGGGTGACGGCGCGCGTGCGCGCCGGCCAGCCGCTCTGA